ACGGAAGCAAGACGTCGACTTCCGCGGAGTGGCTGGCGGCATGGAAGCCGCGGAACGCGGTCATATCAGCGGGCGTGAACAACGTGTACGGCCATCCCCATCCGGCCGTGACCGCCAGAATCGTAACGTCGGGGGCGCGGCTGTGGCGAACGGACGAATCGGGCGAGATCACGGTTCGAATCGGCCCGGACGGTTATTCGGTCGCAGGCTTTTTGGACGGAGGCCGAACGCGAAGCGTCCGTACGAAAACAAGCTGACCCCCGGCACGCTGGGCCGGGGGTCGGCCTGTTGGCCCTTCCGCGTTTCGCTGATGCGATGCGCCGGTTGACTTTGTATACCATACGGGGGTATACTATATATCTAAAAGGCGACAATCATCGACGACAACGGAAAGGGTGAATCACTCGATGAAAAGCGTAACGCTTCAAGTCCGGGGCATGTCCCGCAGCAATTGTGCCCATTCTATTACAGACACGCTGAATTCGATAGGAGCGGCCTGTCCTCCCGATTTGCGGGACGGCCGCTCCGCCTCCGAATACGACGAGAGCCGGGTCGCGCCGGACGCGGCCGAACAACGCGGCTATATCGCGAACGGCCAATGAACAAGGAGAGATCCCGATGAGCGCCAACACCTCAGACACCAGACAAACGTCCCTGCAGATCATCGGCATGACTTGCGCGGCATGCGCCAACCGGATCGAAAAGGGTTTAAATAAAATGGACGGCGTTGCCCAAGCCCATGTGAATTTCGCGATGGAAGAGGCGACCGTAACGTACGATCCCGCTCAGGTCGATTTGAAGCAGATCCAGGAAAAGGTGGCGAAGCTCGGCTACCAGGCCGTTCCCCGGACGAACCGGGACGAAGCGGACAACCGCAGGGAGGAAGCCGTTCGCCGCCAGAAGCGCAAGCTGCTGCTGTCCGCGATCCTGTCTCTGCCGCTGCTCTGGTCGATGGTCAGCCACTTTTCCTTCTTATCGCGGATCTGGATACCCGACCTGTTCATGAATCCGTGGACCCAGTTGGCGCTGGCGACGCCGGTCCAGTTTTATATCGGCTGGCCGTTTTATTCCGGCGCTTACAAGGCGCTTCGCAACAAAAGCGCGAATATGGACGTGCTGGTGGCGCTGGGCACGTCGGCCGCTTACTTTTACAGCTTGTATCTGACATTGGAGTGGGCGGCTGAAGGAGGCTCGCACCATACCCCCCCGATGTATTACGAGACAAGCGCCATCCTGATTACGCTTGTTCTCCTGGGCAAGCTGCTCGAATCGCTGGCCAAGGGACGCGCGTCGGAAGCGATCAAGACGCTGATGGGACTTCGGGCGAAGACGGCTTTGGTCGTGCGGGACGGCCGCGAGCTGGTGCTGCCGGTCGAACAGGTCGCCGCCGGGGATATCGTGATCGTCAAACCGGGCGAGAAAGTGCCGGTGGACGGCGAAGTCGTGGAAGGCAGCTCGGCCGTGGACGAGTCGATGCTGACCGGCGAGAGCATCCCCGTCGAGAAAAAGCCGGGCGACACCGTCATCGGCGCGACCTTGAACAAATACGGCAGCTTGACGGTGAGGGCGACCCAAGTCGGCAAGGAATCGGCGCTGTCGCGGATCATCCGGGCCGTCGAGGAGGCGCAGGGTTCGAAAGCGCCGATCCAGCGGATCGCCGACGTCATCTCCGGCATCTTTGTGCCGATCGTTGTGGCCGTCGCCGTTATCGTCTTCGGGATCTGGTACTTCTGGATTTCGCCCGGCGACTTCGGCCAGGCGCTGGAGACGGCCATCGCCATTCTCGTCATCGCCTGCCCTTGCGCGCTCGGATTGGCGACCCCGACTTCCATCATGGCGGGTTCCGGCCGCGCCGCCGAGCTCGGCGTGCTGTTCAAGGGCGGCGAACATCTGGAGCAGGCGCACAAGATCGATACGATTCTGCTCGACAAGACGGGGACCGTCACGAAGGGCAAGCCGGAGCTGACCGACGTTATCGTCGAACGGATGGACCGGACAGCGTTCCTGCGTCTGGTCGGGGCGGCGGAGAAAAACTCGGAGCATCCGTTGGCCGAGGCGATCGTGTCGGGGGTGGCCGCCCAAGGCATCGAGCTGCAGCCGCCGAGCCGGTTCGAGGCGATTCCCGGATTCGGCATCCGCGCGGAGGCGGAAGGCCGGGAAATTCTCGTCGGGACTCGCAGGCTCATGGAAAAATTCGGCGTGGAGGCCGGATGGGCGCATGGAAAAATGGCGAATCTGGAGGAGGAAGGGAAAACGGCGATGCTCGTCGCGATCGACGGCCGCTGCGAGGGCGTAGTAGCCGTTGCCGATACGATCCGGGAGACGTCCCGGGAAGCGATTGCCCGGCTGAAGCGGATGGGAATCGAGGTCGTGATGATTACCGGCGACAACGAGCGGACGGCGCAAGCGATCGCCAGACAAGCCGGTATCGACAGGGTCCGGGCCGAGGTGCTGCCGGAAGGCAAGGCCGACGAAGTCAAAAAGCTGCAGGCGCAAGGCAAAGTCGTCGCCATGGTCGGGGACGGAATCAACGACGCGCCGGCGCTCGCGACCGCGGATATCGGCATGGCCATCGGCACGGGTACGGACGTCGCGATGGAAGCGGCGGACATCACGCTGATGAGCGGCGACCTGAACCGTATCGCGGACGCGGTAACGATCAGCCGGAAGACGATGGCGAACATCCGGCAAAATCTGTTCTGGGCGCTCGGATACAACACGCTGGGCATTCCCGTCGCGGCGATGGGGCTGCTGGCTCCCTGGGTCGCGGGCGCGGCCATGGCGCTCAGCTCCGTATCCGTCGTGCTGAACGCGTTGAGGCTGCAACGGATCAATCTATGAGCGGCGACAAGCAAATGGAGGTTATGCGGATGAACAAAACGGCGGCAGCGCTTGTGCTTCTGGCGATGCTCGTCGCGGCGTGCGGCAAGGGGGAGGCGAATCCTTCGGCCGTACGGGCCGACGGTCATGCCGGCCGGCACGCGGACGGACACGGCGCGGGACATGAAGGACATGGAGATGCCGGCGCCCGGATTCAAGCCGACCAGGTGTCCGCGGTCTGGACGCTGGCGGACGGAAGCAAGCCCCAGGCCAACCGGGAAACGGCGATTCGGATCGAACTGTCGGCGGCCGGCCGGCCGATCGAACAATTCGATACGGTCCACGAAGAGAAGCAGCATCTGATTATCGTCAGCAAGGATCTGTCGTTTTTCCGGCATGTGCATCCCGAGTTTAAAGGCCAGGGCGTGTTCGAGATCTCGACGGTTTTTCCGCGCGGCGGGCAGTACAAGCTGATTGCGGATTTCGTCCCGACGGGAGGGTCCGCCATGACCAAGACGGAATGGGTCTCCGTCGAGGGCGAACAGGCCGCCGCGGAGCCGCTCCGGCCCGACGCCAGCCTGGCGAAAACCGCGGACGGCAAGCGGATCGAGCTTTCCTTCGACCGGCTGGAGGCCGGCCGGGAGACGACGCTTGTTTTTACCTTAAAAGACGAACGGACGCAAGCCCCCATCACGGATCTTCAGCCGTACCTCGGAGCCGTCGGCCATGTGGTCATTTTGAGCGGGGATGCGGAGCGTTACCTGCACGTGCATCCGATTGACGAACGGGCTTCCGGTCCGGAGGCGAGATTCGCGACGACTTTCCCGGAAAGCGGCGTCTACAAGCTGTGGGGGCAATTCAAGCACAACGGCGAAGTGGTGACCGTTTCTTTTGTCGTCCGGGTGCCGTAAAGGCGGAGATCGACACCGTTCGCGAACGAATCGGGCAAGAGGACCTTTTGCGGGGTCCTCTTTTTTTTGCCGAATCCCGCCGGGAAACGGTCTTCGGGAGCAGGAACGGGACGCGCCCCAACCTGCTGTCCGCCGGCGGAATCCCGCGCTCCCCGAACTCTTTCTCCATTTCTTCCTACCAAGATTTCTGGTATCATTTTTTTATTCATGGTGCAACTTTTTTGCGTGTTCGACACGTCCATAAGGTTGCAGAGGGGAGGTTCACTTGGTAGCTCTTGAATTAATCAAAGCTGCTCAAGCGGGCGATCGCGACGCTCTGGTCACTCTTTTGCGACAAATAGAAACTCACGTCTACCGGACAGCCTACTACATACTCGGCAACGAACAGGATGCGCAGGATGCGGCACAGGAAGCGCTGATCCGCATTTATCGGAAGATCGATTCGTACGAGGAGAAGGCGTTGTTCAAAACGTGGGTGCAGCGGATCGTCACCAACATCTGCATCGACAAATTCAGACGCGCCAAACCGACGGTATCGATTGAGGAGCATGACATGAGTTTTACAGCCGAGACTGACGTGGAACGTTCGATCTTGACGCAGGATGCCGCCAAAGATGTCCGGGAGGCGATCGGCCGACTTCCCGAGCACCATCGGACGGTTGTTGTGCTTCGGTATTTGCAGGACTTTTCTTATCAAGAAATCGCCGACAGCTTGAATCTTCCGCTGAATACGGTGAAATCCTACTTGTTCAGGGCCAGACAGCAGCTTCAACAGATGCTGCAAGAATACGAGAAGGGAGGTGTCCGGGGATGAATTGCGGAGACGCGACGGACTTGATGCAACGGTTCGTGGACGGCGATTTGAACGAAGCGGAAGAACGTCTGCTGATGGAGCATCTGGACGAATGTTCCGGCTGCCAGGCGCTGTTTGCCCGGCTGATCCGGCTCGACGGCGAATTGCGCGAGCTGCCGAAGGTCGCTCCGCCGTTCAGCCTGGTGGACGCCATCCTGCCGCAGTTGTCCGCAACGGAAATATCCGACCGGGAACGGCTGCTCCTGTTCGAGGAACCGGACGGACCGGCGGAGCCGGCCGCCGAGGCCGATCAAGCCGGGGAGCGTCCGCGCGGCCGCTCCTCCAGCCGCGCGGACCGCAGCCGGGGCCGGAGAAGCTTCGGCTGGGCCTACGGTTTGGCGGGAGTGGTGGCGGCGACCGTCGCGTTTGCGGTGGTGACGCTGTCCGGAGGAGACAGTTTCGACGATCGGGCGAAGCAGGCCGCCGATCTGGTTCCGAACCCGGCGGAGTCCGCCGAGACGAGATCGGAGGGAGCCGCCGCTTCGGGCGGATCGAAGGAGATGTCCGGCGACAACGCCGCCGCCTCCGCTCTCTCCACGTCCGATCAGTACGGCCAAACCTCCGGGACGGAGAATCGCTCCGGAAGCCCGGACAGCAGCCCGAAGCTGCCCGGGGCCGGCGGGGACATGAAGAACAAACTGGAAATCGGCGGCTCGCCCGAAGCCGCTTCCGGTCCGACGCCGTTCCGCGTATCGGAGCGAACCCCGGCCCGCACGCCGGCTCCGTCGGACGCGCAGAACGGCCAGCCGCAGGCGACGCCCGCTCCGACTTCCGATCCGGCCGGCCCGGATGCCCCGGCCCGCACGCCGGCCGAGGACAAGGATCTGGCCAAACAAGACCAGGACGGGGGGGCGGAACAAGGATTTCAGCCGGCCTTGGACGGGCAAGGCAAGACCGTCATGGACGCTCCCGTCCCGAACGGCGGCCAAACGATGGGGATCGCTTCGATATTGCCGGCATGGGCGGAAGAAGGCCTCGTCTCGCCCGACGGTTCGCGCGTCGCGTTGTTGGCCGAAGGGCGGATGACGGTTCGGAACCTGCGTACGGGGGACATCCTGTACCGATCCCAATTGAGCTGGAAGGCGGAAGCCGTGGTGACGCCGGTGCAATGGGTGGACGACAACCGGTTTCAATACGAAGCGGCCGTAGACGGCAAACGGTTCCGTTACGAAGTGGATTTGTCGTCGGGGACGGAGAAAACCGTCAATTAATTGGGCGATCGCCTGCACGCGCAGGCGACGAGTCGCGTATAGTAGGGTAGAGAATGTCGAGTGGCACCCAACTCCGTATATCCGCCGCACGGGGGCAACCCGGGGACCTTCCGGGCGACGTTTATATAGATGGTTGGGCACGGGGATGGCGTCGGACCGCGCAAGCGGCTTTGACGCCATCTCTCTTTTTTTGCTAAAATGGGTTCGGATTGGAGGCACGGTCAGATGGATTACCGGAGCGCGGCCAAGGATATTTCCCGTGGACAGTCCCGGCCCGTATATGTGTTGTTCGGCAGCGAAGATTATTTGATGCAGGAGTTCGTGACGTTTGCGGTCGATCAGTGGCTGGCGCCGGAGGAGCGGGAGCTCGGTCTCGTCCGGTTCGACTGCGCGGAGACGCCGATCGAGGCCGTCATCGAGGAAGCGAACATGATGCCGTTTCTGGCGAGCCGCAAGGTTGTGGTGGCCACGGGCGCGACTTTCCTGACCGGGGCCAAGGAAAGCGGCAAAGTCGAGCATAAGCCGGAAGCACTGCTTTCTTACCTCGATTCCCCGGCGGAGCATTCGATCCTGCTGCTGACCGTTCAGGCGGATAAGCTTGACGAGCGGAAAAAGCTGGTGAAGCGGCTGAAGGACAGCGGCTGCTGCCTGTCGTTCGCTCCTCTGGACGAAGACGGATTAAGAGCGTGGACGGTCAAGCAAGCCGAGCGCGCGGGGTTCGCCTTCGAGCCGGGAGCGGCGGAACGGCTTATTCTCAATGCGGGCGGCAACCTGCGGACGATGGCGTCGGCGATCGAGACGATCGGCCTGTACGCGGCTTCGTCCGGCGGGGCAAACGGCCGTGCCCGGGTCGATGTCGAGGCGGTCGATTCGCTGGTCGCCCGAACGGCCGAGCAGAACGTCTTCCTGCTGGTGGACCACGCCGTCCATCTGCGCGTCCGCGAGGCGATGGACATGCTGCGGGAGCTGCTCCTGCAGAAGGAGGAGCCGATCAAGATCGCGGCGCTGCTCGCCCGGCAGTTTCGGATTATGCTGCAGACGAAGGAGCTGTCCCAGCAAGGCTATTCGCCGCAGCAGATGGCTTCCGGGCTCGGTCTGCACCCGTACGCGGCGAAGCTGGCGGCCGAGCAGGCCCGCCGCTTCCCGGCCGATCGGCTGGCGGAGCTGCTCTCCGACCTGGCGGAGCTGGATTTCGCCATGAAGACGGGCAAGGTGGACAAGGCGCTGGGGTTGGAGTTGTTTTTGCTGAAGCTTGCGAGCTGACGGCATCCCCGTATAGGCAGGCCCGGAACAAACAGGTTCCGGGCTTGCCGCTGTCGGCAAGAGGAATTATAATTGATTTATTGAAAATGCTTACCAAAAAACGGGATGTGTGCGGCAGGCCGGGCTTCGCCATCGGTCCGGATTGCGGCCGGACGGAACATGCGGATTCGGCAGCGCATCGGCGGAAGTTGGAGGGAGAGCCGTGGAACGGGGAAAACCGGTAACGGTTGCGCTGATCGGCGCAGGGCACCGGGGACTGATTTACAGCGAATACGCGTTGAGACATCCGAACGAATTGCGGGTGGTAGCCGTTGCCGAGCCGAATGAAGAGCGGCGCAACCGGTTCAGGGACAAGTTCGGGCTTGCGGAGGAGCGCTGCTTCGAGAACTGGGACGCGCTGTTGGGGCAGCCGCGCCTCGCCGACGCCGTCATGATCTGCACGCAGGACCGGCAACATTTCGAACCGACGATGAAGGCGCTGAAAGCGGGTTATCACGTCCTGCTGGAGAAGCCGATGTCTCCCGATCCGGAACAGTGTCTGGAGATGGGCCGCCAAGCCGAGGAAGCGGGACGCCTCCTTACAATCTGCCATGTCTTGCGCTACTCGCCTTTCTTCCAAACGATCAAGCAACTGCT
This DNA window, taken from Paenibacillus thermoaerophilus, encodes the following:
- a CDS encoding anti-sigma factor family protein encodes the protein MNCGDATDLMQRFVDGDLNEAEERLLMEHLDECSGCQALFARLIRLDGELRELPKVAPPFSLVDAILPQLSATEISDRERLLLFEEPDGPAEPAAEADQAGERPRGRSSSRADRSRGRRSFGWAYGLAGVVAATVAFAVVTLSGGDSFDDRAKQAADLVPNPAESAETRSEGAAASGGSKEMSGDNAAASALSTSDQYGQTSGTENRSGSPDSSPKLPGAGGDMKNKLEIGGSPEAASGPTPFRVSERTPARTPAPSDAQNGQPQATPAPTSDPAGPDAPARTPAEDKDLAKQDQDGGAEQGFQPALDGQGKTVMDAPVPNGGQTMGIASILPAWAEEGLVSPDGSRVALLAEGRMTVRNLRTGDILYRSQLSWKAEAVVTPVQWVDDNRFQYEAAVDGKRFRYEVDLSSGTEKTVN
- a CDS encoding heavy metal translocating P-type ATPase — encoded protein: MSANTSDTRQTSLQIIGMTCAACANRIEKGLNKMDGVAQAHVNFAMEEATVTYDPAQVDLKQIQEKVAKLGYQAVPRTNRDEADNRREEAVRRQKRKLLLSAILSLPLLWSMVSHFSFLSRIWIPDLFMNPWTQLALATPVQFYIGWPFYSGAYKALRNKSANMDVLVALGTSAAYFYSLYLTLEWAAEGGSHHTPPMYYETSAILITLVLLGKLLESLAKGRASEAIKTLMGLRAKTALVVRDGRELVLPVEQVAAGDIVIVKPGEKVPVDGEVVEGSSAVDESMLTGESIPVEKKPGDTVIGATLNKYGSLTVRATQVGKESALSRIIRAVEEAQGSKAPIQRIADVISGIFVPIVVAVAVIVFGIWYFWISPGDFGQALETAIAILVIACPCALGLATPTSIMAGSGRAAELGVLFKGGEHLEQAHKIDTILLDKTGTVTKGKPELTDVIVERMDRTAFLRLVGAAEKNSEHPLAEAIVSGVAAQGIELQPPSRFEAIPGFGIRAEAEGREILVGTRRLMEKFGVEAGWAHGKMANLEEEGKTAMLVAIDGRCEGVVAVADTIRETSREAIARLKRMGIEVVMITGDNERTAQAIARQAGIDRVRAEVLPEGKADEVKKLQAQGKVVAMVGDGINDAPALATADIGMAIGTGTDVAMEAADITLMSGDLNRIADAVTISRKTMANIRQNLFWALGYNTLGIPVAAMGLLAPWVAGAAMALSSVSVVLNALRLQRINL
- a CDS encoding RNA polymerase sigma factor, translated to MVALELIKAAQAGDRDALVTLLRQIETHVYRTAYYILGNEQDAQDAAQEALIRIYRKIDSYEEKALFKTWVQRIVTNICIDKFRRAKPTVSIEEHDMSFTAETDVERSILTQDAAKDVREAIGRLPEHHRTVVVLRYLQDFSYQEIADSLNLPLNTVKSYLFRARQQLQQMLQEYEKGGVRG
- the holA gene encoding DNA polymerase III subunit delta, with the protein product MDYRSAAKDISRGQSRPVYVLFGSEDYLMQEFVTFAVDQWLAPEERELGLVRFDCAETPIEAVIEEANMMPFLASRKVVVATGATFLTGAKESGKVEHKPEALLSYLDSPAEHSILLLTVQADKLDERKKLVKRLKDSGCCLSFAPLDEDGLRAWTVKQAERAGFAFEPGAAERLILNAGGNLRTMASAIETIGLYAASSGGANGRARVDVEAVDSLVARTAEQNVFLLVDHAVHLRVREAMDMLRELLLQKEEPIKIAALLARQFRIMLQTKELSQQGYSPQQMASGLGLHPYAAKLAAEQARRFPADRLAELLSDLAELDFAMKTGKVDKALGLELFLLKLAS